One Triticum dicoccoides isolate Atlit2015 ecotype Zavitan chromosome 4B, WEW_v2.0, whole genome shotgun sequence genomic window carries:
- the LOC119294218 gene encoding protein SMAX1-LIKE 3-like: MRAAGFSSSQVRAIVESAVTSSKRSRSSTAGCDVLATCPAPVSDMIRAGQDRSECQASNAKTGAGGRPTIFGASTASIPPWLRRYKDTTCVRSTYCGASLQADAACRRPKFTELTATNLNILCNALQLRVPRHGNIIPGISCTVLRCRSGVTRTIPSSLSSTKATCLLFLGGDYGGKVAVAQELARLVFGSYAEFTTVQLQGSPNIRTHNGKLALKRQRSPDNDGDLEERLFEAVVENPHRVILMDGVHLQDRDLEMHIMGGGMVRGCNGDVVSLEDAIIVLSASDVLDSRRYVASPSSPRAKRRFGGQNREKGDDGTEMKRRHGCDLNVCPVVEEEEEDSLADDEGIQNVVDGVFLFN, from the exons ATGCGCGCGGCCGGCTTCTCGAGCTCCCAGGTCAGGGCCATCGTCGAGAGCGCTGTCACTTCGTCGAAGAGATCAAGATCAAGTACGGCAGGTTGCGACGTCCTCGCGACATGTCCAGCTCCGGTTTCGGACATGATTAGGGCTGGACAAGACAGAAG TGAGTGCCAAGCTAGCAATGCAAAAACAGGAGCAGGAGGGCGACCGACCATCTTTGGCGCATCGACGGCGAGCATTCCTCCGTGGCTCCGCCGCTACAAAGATACAACTTGCGTCAGGTCAACATACTGCGGCGCCAGTCTTCAGGCAGAC GCTGCTTGCCGCCGGCCGAAGTTCACGGAGCTCACCGCGACAAATCTCAATATCCTCTGCAACGCGCTCCAGCTGCGCGTTCCGCGTCACGGGAACATCATCCCCGGCATATCGTGCACGGTGCTCCGGTGCAGATCCGGCGTGACGAGGACTATTCCTAGCTCGTTGTCCTCGACGAAAGCGACCTGCCTGCTCTTCCTAGGAGGGGACTATGGCGGCAAGGTGGCAGTCGCTCAGGAGCTCGCGAGGCTCGTGTTTGGCTCATACGCCGAGTTCACCACGGTCCAGCTTCAGGGTAGCCCTAACATTCGCACACACAACGGCAAGCTCGCCCTCAAGAGGCAGAGATCACCGGACAATGACGGCGACCTCGAAGAGAGGCTGTTTGAAGCGGTCGTGGAGAACCCTCACCGCGTTATATTGATGGACGGCGTCCACCTCCAGGATCGCGATTTGGAGATGCACATCATGGGGGGAGGAATGGTGAGGGGATGCAACGGTGATGTGGTCAGCCTGGAGGATGCCATCATAGTGCTGAGCGCCTCTGACGTCTTGGACTCGAGGAGGTACGTGGCTTCACCTTCCTCTCCACGGGCGAAACGACGGTTTGGTGGACAGAACCGTGAGAAAGGTGATGACGGCACGGAGATGAAGCGTCGTCATGGCTGTGATTTGAATGTTTGTCCAGTggttgaggaagaggaggaagatagTTTGGCTGATGACGAGGGGATCCAGAATGTCGTGGATGGTGTTTTCCTTTTCAATTAG